From the Rhodospirillaceae bacterium genome, one window contains:
- the rpoH gene encoding RNA polymerase sigma factor RpoH, producing MASVIPEDGPSPELNLSRYLNRVHNIPMLTPGEEVELARRWVEQGDQSAADRLITSHLRLVARIAMGYRGYGLPLAEVLSEGNLGMIKAVKRFDPDRGFRLATYAMWWIRASMQEYILRSWSIVKMGTTAAQKKLFFNLRKLKAQLQAIDDGDLSPEHVTIIADRLNVSEAEVSSMNGRLSSHDHSLNVPLREDGFDEWQDFLVDDSESQETYVAEVEELTIRRQLLTGAMGLLTDRERHIITERRLSDKPSTLEQLSRVYSISRERVRQIEANALKKIKLSIEQETSGTDLAI from the coding sequence ATGGCATCCGTAATACCCGAAGACGGCCCCAGTCCTGAATTGAATCTGTCCCGCTATCTCAACCGGGTCCACAACATCCCCATGCTCACGCCGGGGGAAGAAGTCGAATTGGCTCGCCGTTGGGTCGAACAAGGGGATCAATCGGCGGCAGACCGTCTGATAACCAGTCACCTTCGTTTGGTCGCACGAATTGCGATGGGATACCGCGGGTATGGCTTGCCGTTGGCGGAGGTGTTGTCCGAAGGAAACCTTGGAATGATCAAGGCGGTTAAACGATTTGACCCGGATCGTGGATTCCGTTTGGCAACCTATGCCATGTGGTGGATCAGAGCATCAATGCAGGAATATATCTTGCGGTCCTGGTCGATCGTGAAAATGGGAACAACGGCAGCACAGAAAAAATTATTCTTCAATTTGCGCAAACTGAAAGCGCAGCTGCAGGCCATCGACGATGGCGATCTGTCGCCAGAGCACGTCACGATCATTGCGGATCGATTGAATGTGTCGGAGGCAGAGGTCTCCAGCATGAACGGACGTTTGTCGAGCCACGATCATTCTTTGAATGTGCCGTTGCGCGAAGATGGCTTTGATGAATGGCAAGATTTTTTGGTTGATGACTCAGAAAGCCAAGAGACCTACGTTGCAGAGGTAGAGGAATTAACCATTCGCCGCCAACTTCTAACCGGGGCAATGGGGTTGCTAACGGATCGGGAGCGCCACATTATCACTGAACGGCGCTTAAGCGATAAGCCTTCTACGCTTGAGCAGTTGAGCCGGGTGTACAGTATTTCGCGCGAACGCGTTCGCCAAATCGAGGCCAACGCCCTTAAAAAGATAAAACTTTCCATTGAACAAGAAACCAGCGGGACCGATCTGGCGATCTAG
- a CDS encoding RluA family pseudouridine synthase, whose amino-acid sequence MPSTTNQQSYTVPVPEHKAGTRLDSFLAEALPEMSRTRFKSLIEGGQVSREGDAAAVLEPAQKVKVGQVYQVDVPPVVPALPQPQDIPLDVVFEDDDLIVINKPAGLVVHPAPGHFEGTLVNALLHHCRGSLSGIGGVSRPGIVHRLDKDTSGLLVAAKNDATHHGLSEQFAAHTVRRSYCAVVWGMPAPREGTIEGNIGRSPSNRKKMAIVARGGKTAVTHYKVERAIGTQASLVTCKLETGRTHQIRVHMTSIGHSLVCDPVYDGGAARRLRSVSDEQKKQLNSCEYQALHALNIGFYHPITEKDIDLYSEKSNYINKIIKILDTD is encoded by the coding sequence ATGCCCAGTACGACGAACCAACAGTCTTATACAGTCCCGGTGCCCGAGCACAAGGCCGGCACGCGGCTGGATAGCTTCCTGGCGGAAGCCTTGCCGGAAATGTCACGGACACGTTTTAAGTCGCTAATTGAAGGCGGACAGGTTAGCAGGGAAGGGGATGCGGCTGCCGTACTTGAACCTGCTCAGAAAGTTAAAGTCGGACAGGTCTATCAGGTGGATGTTCCGCCCGTCGTTCCAGCCCTACCGCAACCACAAGATATCCCGCTGGATGTGGTGTTTGAGGATGATGATCTGATTGTCATTAACAAGCCGGCCGGGCTTGTCGTGCATCCGGCACCCGGTCATTTTGAGGGAACCTTGGTCAATGCGCTCCTGCATCATTGCCGGGGTAGTCTCTCCGGCATTGGCGGGGTCAGTCGACCAGGGATCGTTCATCGTTTAGATAAGGATACCAGCGGCCTACTTGTCGCGGCTAAAAATGATGCGACGCACCACGGCCTTTCCGAGCAATTTGCGGCCCACACGGTTCGTCGTTCCTACTGCGCCGTCGTCTGGGGCATGCCCGCGCCACGGGAAGGAACGATTGAAGGAAACATCGGGAGAAGCCCATCGAACAGAAAAAAAATGGCGATTGTCGCGCGCGGTGGAAAGACAGCAGTTACCCATTATAAGGTAGAGCGCGCTATCGGGACTCAGGCCAGTTTAGTAACCTGTAAACTGGAGACCGGCCGCACCCATCAAATTCGTGTTCATATGACCAGCATCGGGCATTCGCTGGTCTGTGATCCCGTTTACGATGGTGGTGCCGCGCGACGGTTGCGGTCGGTCTCCGATGAACAAAAAAAACAGCTAAATTCATGCGAGTATCAGGCATTACATGCGTTAAACATAGGGTTTTATCACCCTATAACGGAAAAAGACATCGACTTGTATTCAGAAAAATCTAATTATATCAATAAGATAATTAAAATATTAGATACAGACTAA